One Aegilops tauschii subsp. strangulata cultivar AL8/78 chromosome 7, Aet v6.0, whole genome shotgun sequence genomic window carries:
- the LOC109761211 gene encoding uncharacterized protein, whose amino-acid sequence MAPKKTPKGKSVFFDVRAKPSGNFGVDFSDVGRRWWLGTYPTADEAARAYNMAVWRAGRPKTDLNFPEVESQAVAELLVPQGIRMEEMPVKKAKKRPAVVVAPGESDEAAMARFAREHPQYVQAELEHYWKRDVEAKKKGVKKEDEAGPSTVIPIESSDEDWGDSEEEEEEEEEEGCDDPTKDEFWEQFRSSDDEE is encoded by the coding sequence ATGGCGCCGAAGAAGACACCGAAGGGCAAGTCCGTTTTCTTCGACGTGAGGGCGAAGCCCTCCGGGAACTTCGGAGTGGATTTCTCCGATGTCGGGCGGCGTTGGTGGCTCGGCACATATCCCACCGCCGATGAGGCCGCGCGTGCCTACAACATGGCGGTGTGGCGTGCCGGACGGCCGAAGACGGACCTCAACTTCCCAGAGGTCGAGTCCCAGGCGGTGGCGGAGTTGCTTGTGCCGCAGGGCATCCGGATGGAGGAGATGCCGgtgaagaaggcgaagaagagGCCGGCGGTTGTCGTCGCTCCCGGCGAGAGTGACGAGGCGGCGATGGCTCGGTTTGCGCGAGAGCATCCGCAGTACGTCCAGGCCGAGCTGGAGCACTATTGGAAGCGCGACGTCGAGGCGAAAAAGAAGGGGGTGAAGAAGGAGGACGAGGCCGGCCCCTCGACTGTGATCCCTATCGAGTCGTCGGATGAGGACTGGGGTGActcagaggaggaggaggaggaggaggaggaggaggggtgcGATGACCCGACCAAGGACGAGTTCTGGGAGCAGTTCCGCAGCTccgacgacgaggagtag